The Bdellovibrionota bacterium DNA segment TGAATACAAAGGAAATTTAACTGAAGCGGCAAAAGCTTTAGGAATTGGTAGAGCAACTCTTTATAGAAAAGTAAAGCAGTACAATATTGATCCACAACTTGCTAGAAAAAGAACAGCAAAAGCTGCTTAATATTTTTCGAAATTGACCTCTGAAGGTGTAAAAAAGGAGCGAACGTTCGCTCCTTTTTTATTTATGTATTAAAATAGTCTTTTGCTTAGCAAAGCATCAAAATAATATTTATAAATTGAGATATGGCTGCATCTTTTGGAATCCGAACTTTTCGATGGCCGCTCTTTGGTTGTGGGTTCTGCATAGTAACCGTAGGTTTTGGATTGTGGTTTTACCACCC contains these protein-coding regions:
- a CDS encoding HNH endonuclease signature motif containing protein; this translates as IPSTIKQVVYKRDKGQCTHQNCNSNKFLEYDHIIPIAMGGKTTIQNLRLLCRTHNQRAAIEKFGFQKMQPYLNL